In one window of Gemmatimonadetes bacterium SCN 70-22 DNA:
- a CDS encoding phenylalanine--tRNA ligase subunit alpha, producing MLELQQACAALRDEAPARIAAAGSLDAWHELRNALLGRKSGRLTELMALLPHLPGEERREAGAAVNALKQVLEEAFEKRKGELEAAASRGPALDLTMPPRAMWRGAVHPVSLVIDEICDIFRELGFTVALGPEAESPWYNFTALNFPDNHPAMDMHDTLYLKDGGVLRTHTSPVQVRTLQSYAPPVRILAPGNVYRRDFFDATHAPAFAQLEGLAIDEGITFADLKATLAHFARAFYGQRTPTRLVPSYFPFTEPSGQMEVFFDVGDGRGARWIEIMGCGLVHPAVLESAGLDSERFSGWAFGMGPARIAMSRYAISDIRLFYDSDVRFLEQFA from the coding sequence CTGCTCGAACTCCAGCAGGCCTGCGCCGCCCTGCGCGATGAGGCGCCCGCGCGCATCGCCGCCGCCGGGTCGCTCGATGCCTGGCACGAACTCCGCAACGCGCTCCTCGGCCGCAAGTCGGGGCGGCTGACCGAACTCATGGCCCTCCTCCCGCATCTGCCCGGGGAGGAACGTCGCGAGGCCGGGGCGGCAGTCAACGCCCTCAAGCAGGTGCTCGAGGAGGCGTTCGAGAAGCGCAAGGGAGAACTCGAGGCGGCGGCGTCACGAGGGCCGGCCCTCGACCTCACCATGCCGCCGCGCGCCATGTGGCGCGGCGCGGTCCACCCCGTCTCGCTCGTCATCGACGAGATCTGCGACATCTTCCGCGAACTGGGCTTCACCGTCGCCCTGGGGCCCGAGGCCGAGTCGCCCTGGTACAACTTCACGGCGCTCAATTTCCCGGACAACCACCCGGCGATGGACATGCACGACACCCTCTACCTGAAGGACGGAGGGGTGCTCCGCACGCACACGTCGCCGGTGCAGGTCCGCACGCTGCAGTCGTACGCGCCACCGGTGCGCATCCTCGCACCGGGCAACGTGTACCGTCGGGACTTCTTCGACGCCACGCACGCCCCGGCGTTCGCCCAGCTCGAGGGACTCGCCATCGACGAGGGGATCACCTTCGCCGACCTCAAGGCAACGCTCGCCCACTTCGCGCGCGCCTTCTACGGCCAGCGCACCCCCACGCGTCTCGTCCCGTCGTACTTCCCCTTCACCGAGCCCTCGGGACAGATGGAAGTCTTCTTCGACGTCGGCGACGGGCGCGGTGCGCGCTGGATCGAGATCATGGGGTGCGGCCTCGTGCACCCGGCGGTCCTCGAGTCGGCGGGGCTCGACAGCGAGCGCTTTTCCGGCTGGGCCTTCGGCATGGGGCCGGCCCGTATCGCCATGTCCCGCTACGCCATCTCCGACATCCGGCTCTTCTACGACTCGGATGTGCGCTTCCTCGAACAGTTCGCCTAG
- a CDS encoding 50S ribosomal protein L20, which yields MPRVKSNVVRLKRKKQVMKAARGYFGARSKLWRPAKESVERGWRYAYRDRRNKKRDFRRLWIVRINAAAHLNGMNYSTFMNGLSRAGILVDRKILADLAVHDEAAFTALAEKARAALAAA from the coding sequence ATGCCACGCGTCAAGTCCAATGTGGTGCGCCTGAAGCGCAAGAAGCAGGTGATGAAGGCCGCGCGCGGCTATTTCGGCGCGCGCTCCAAGCTGTGGCGTCCGGCCAAGGAGTCGGTCGAGCGCGGCTGGCGGTACGCATACCGCGACCGTCGCAACAAGAAGCGCGACTTCCGCCGCCTCTGGATCGTGCGCATCAACGCGGCCGCCCACCTCAATGGCATGAACTACAGCACGTTCATGAACGGGCTGAGCAGGGCCGGCATCCTGGTGGATCGGAAGATCCTCGCCGACCTGGCGGTGCACGACGAGGCGGCCTTTACCGCGCTGGCCGAGAAGGCGCGCGCGGCGCTGGCGGCAGCCTAA